TCGGATAAAATACCGCAAAAATTAATTGATCTGATTGGGGAAACATCGGTCGAATATTTGAAGTTAGCGGACGAAATTGTGGGCCATGCCAAACAGGAAATGGGCGATGTTTTTAGTGATAATATCTATATATCATTGATCGATCATATTCAGTTTGCCATTACCCGGTACCGTAAATCCGTCGGGCTGAAGAATTCCCTTTTGTGGCAGATCAAGAAGTTTTACAAGAAGGAGTTTGGGATTGGCATGAACGCTGTGGAGCTGATTCAGGAACAATTCGGCATCCAGATGGATGAACATGAGGCCAGCTTTATTGCGATGCATTTTGTAAACGCTCGTCAAGATGCTCAAGGCATGAAACAAACCGTTGAAATTACTGAAGTTATTGATGATATTTTCAACATTGTGACCAACCATTACCACATCGCCTTGGATGAGAATTCATTTAATTATTCCCGGTTTATTACCCATCTTCAATATTTTGTGCAGCGAATATTGAGTAATGAACAGGAGCAATTTGCTTCAGGAGATAACTTTCTGTATGAGCAAGTGAAAGACAAATACAGCAAGGCTTTTCAGTGCACACAGCGGATCAATCAGTACCTTGAAGACAAGTTTGAAAGTGCCATGTCCATTGATGAAAAGGTGTATTTGACGATCCATATTCAACGTGTCACTTCCCGTAACGAGCTTCTCGACGCGGAATAAAAAAAGCTTGCAAACGATTTCGGCGTCATATATAGTAGGTCTCACAACTTAACGACAAGGATTGTTACTGCTCAAGCAGGCGATACCTAAATGATTGGCAACAGGTCATCTTTCCGATGATCATAGCCATTCGTTTAGGTATTTTTTTGTTTTCAGGCAATCTTAACAACAAAGGAGAATGAACATGGATCATAAAAAAATGGGGGATGACATCGTTCGTCTCGTCGGCGGAGAAGCCAATATCAATGGTCTTGTCCACTGTGCGACCCGGCTGAGATTCGACCTGAAAGATTCGAAAAAGGCCGAACGCGAAACGCTTGAAAAACACGATGGTATTATTACCGTTGTCGAAAGCGGCGGCCAGTTCCAGG
The nucleotide sequence above comes from Paenibacillus sp. W2I17. Encoded proteins:
- the licT gene encoding BglG family transcription antiterminator LicT; this encodes MIIRQIFNNNVIRAENQVGHEFVVIGNGLGFKKKNGQPVDEDKIEKTFVLKSDKIPQKLIDLIGETSVEYLKLADEIVGHAKQEMGDVFSDNIYISLIDHIQFAITRYRKSVGLKNSLLWQIKKFYKKEFGIGMNAVELIQEQFGIQMDEHEASFIAMHFVNARQDAQGMKQTVEITEVIDDIFNIVTNHYHIALDENSFNYSRFITHLQYFVQRILSNEQEQFASGDNFLYEQVKDKYSKAFQCTQRINQYLEDKFESAMSIDEKVYLTIHIQRVTSRNELLDAE